TGGAGAATTGATTGGATCGAAAACCCCCACCCTAATTGATTTTTATGCAGACTGGGAAGGAGATAATACAAATTTACATTCCATATTGCGTGATGTTGCCGCTGCTTTAGGTGACAAAGCGAAAGTGGTCAAGATAGATGTCTCAAAAAATGAAACTTTGGCTGCAGCCCTGAGAATCAAGGGAAATCCGACCTTTATCATTTACAAGAATGGTGAAATGAAGTGGAGGCAAACCGGCCAGCAAGATGCGAATACCCTGATCAGCCTGGTTGAGCAATACGTCTAAGGTCCTTATAGAGATTTAAAAACAAATCCTTTTTCAGTAAAATGCTCAAGCACCTTGGGCAGTACATAATCCAGATTTTTAAACGATTTATCACTGTCATGGAAAACGACGATACTGCCGTTTCTAATATTTTTTATGGTTAGTTCAAGGCAGGTTTCTTTAGACAGACTTTGATCAAAATCACCACTCAGGACATCCCACATAATGATCTTATAACCCTGTTTTCTCAACTTTTTAGCCTGAATCGGCCTTATTCGCCCATGAGGAGGCCTGAAGAGTTTATTCCCTTGCTTATCCATTCTGTTTTGAAGATAGGATTCCGCTTTTAAAATGTTCTTAATGTACTTATTTGTCGGGGTCTTCCATCCCTGAAGGTGATTATAGGTGTGGTTTCCAATGCTGTGGCCGGCATCCGTAATTTGCCTGTAGATCTGGGGATGTTTCTTGATATTTTCTCCCACACAGAAAAAAGTAGCTTTCGCATGGAACCTGTTTAAAGTATCCAGGACCCACGGCGTAAAATCAGGAACAGGCCCATCATCAAAAGTGAGATAGATCTCCTTTTTTGTTGTTTTGATGCGCCAGGAGTAATTGTAAAAAAAACTTTGCACCAATCTTGGGGTTTTCACCAGATAGGGTCTCATAGAATACTGTATCAAGATATAAATCGGGGATGACCCAAGTTACAAAAAAAAAATATTTCAATCAAAAAGACTACTCCTCAAGGACTTCCTCCAAAAGGGTTACTGAAGTCATAAAATCATCTTTTAGCTGAGTTGAATATTCTTCCGTATCAAATTCCACACAAGTAGCGATAATATATTTGTATAGATCCAGCGTACCTTCCAGTTCGCCAAAGTTCTGAGACAGTTCATAGGAACTAAGTCCGGCATAGTATACAATTCGTTCTTTGAAATTTTCGATTAAGAATTCAGCTATTTTTCTCGCTTTTTCGGGCCTGTCAATATTGTAATATGATTCGATGTGCCCGATTACCAATCTAAAGTAGCCATAAGATTTCATAGGCATTTTTTCCATCGACATATCAAGAATTTCCTCCGCTTTTTCAAACTTCTTTTCCTTGATCAGTTCATCAGCCAGTCTTCCCAGGCTGTTTCTGAAAGAAATTCCATTTTTCCTTGTCTCAGGGTCAAAGTAGATGTCTCCATTGGAGTTTTTCCAGGACCATTTTTTCACATTCTCGTACATGACGTCTGTGTCTATACGTCCCATATCCATAAAACTTCTATTCGAAATAGGCGTTTTGATAGGCACGAATTTATAGGCAAGTCCATCTAACTGCAGATAATCTTTTAGCCAGATGTATTCTTCAGCCGCCTGAGCGCCACCTGTAAAGTAAAGTGGTTTTTCCCAATTATTGTTTGCCAGAATATCCAGCATAAGGATACGGTTTTTGATCAAGGCGGATTCAGAGATTTCTATATCGATATAAGGCTCTATCAAGGCTGAGTCTTTATCAGGAACGATTCCATTCTTGATCACTGCCTCCTTGTCAACCATGAGTCTAAGCTTGGTTGTTGGATAAACTTTCTCAGGATGACCATTTTCTTCAAAATCAATATAAGTCCGTTTGTCCTTGCTTTGGATCCAGCGCATAAAAAACTTGATATCCATAATAGAATCCTTGAACTGAGGAAATGCATATGGATAGTAATAAGCCACATCCAATGATCCTTCCTTGTAATCATCATGAGTCAGTTGAGAAGGAATAGGGTCAGCTTTATAGGTTTTCCTTTTCTGCTGATCAATGTACCAGTCTTTTGCAAACAGGCTGGTATTTATCAATTTGATATCTGTTCTGTAGTCTTCGACCTCCTGCATGTACCATAATGGGAAGGTGTCATTATCACCAATGGTAAACATAATGGCGTCCTCCTGGCAGGAGTCGAGATAGGATTTTGCATTGTTCCAGGTAGTATACTTTCCTGAACGGTCATGATCATCCCAGTTTTCTTTTGCCATCAAAGCGGGTACGGCGAGCAGACAAATAACTGTAAGAGCTGAAGGTAATACCGAACTGGTTACTTTTGTTTTGAGCTTTTCATAAAGGGCCAGGACACCAAAACCGATCCAGATGGCGAAAACATAAAAGGATCCCACAACGGCGTAATCTCTTTCTCGAGGTTCAAAAGGCTTGGGATTTGTATAGAAAATTATCGCCAGGCCTGTAAAAGCAAAGAACAATAGCAGGATGTAAAAATTATTCATGTCCCTTTTTAAATGAAACAGGAGCCCTATAATTCCGAGGATCAATGGAAGGAAGTAGTATTTGTTTCGGCCTTTGTTTTCGGTTACTTCACTCGGGAGGTTCTGTTGAGACCCAAGTCTTAATTCATCAATAAAATCAATTCCACTCAACCAGTTGCCATGGTTATCCAGGTTTCCTTGAATATCGTCCTGACGCCCCGTAAAATTCCACATAAAGTACCTTCCGTACATATATCCGAACTGATAGGTGATCATAAAACTAATATTCTCCCCAAAAGTGGGTCTTCTCTTTGACCGTTGAGGAATTCCGGCAATAGCCTTATAATTTTGAACTACGGAAGCTGTGGGATCCACCATTCTTGGGATGATCCCCTTGTGTTTACTGCTATAGTTGGGCAAGGCATCTTTGTAATTATTGACAATTACATATTTACCTGCCTTTTCGTCCTTCTCGTATTTGGGCTTGGCATCCCTATATGGATTTGTTTTATCTCTTTCTCCTGAATTTGAATAATAAGAACCGTAAAATACATTGGCATCTCCATACTGTTCACGATTGTAATAAGCCAAAAGTTCTCGTGCACTTGAAGGGTTGTTTTCGTTAATCGTAGTATTTGCGTTTGCCCTGATAGGTAACATCAGCCAGGATGAAAATCCGATCATGATGAACAATACAGATAGCAATAACAGGTTGGCTGTATACAACTTCTTTTTACGGGTATGTTTTAATCCAAAATAAAACAAAGCCACTAAGAGGATCCCGGCAATTATACTTCCTGAATTAAAAGGCATTCCCAGGGTATTGATAAAGAATAATTCAGAGGCACTGAAAAACCTTAGTGTAAAAGGGAATAATAATTTAAAGACAAAGGCAAGAACCAGAATCGATACGATATTGGCTAGAATAAACTGTTTTGTATTAAGTTGTGGATATCGCTTATAGATATAGATAAAAACAATTGAAGGAATAACGAGCAATGAAAGGATGTGAACCCCAAAAGATAATCCCACGATAAAACTAATAAGCAACAACCATTTGTTACCTCTCGGCTTATCCATTTCTGCCTCCCAGTGAATCGCAAGCCAGAAAAGGAGTGCCATTAAGAACGATGACATGGCATAAACTTCTGCTTCAACCGCACTAAACCAGAAACTATCTGAAAACGTGTAAGCCAAGGCTCCTACGAGGCCGCTTCCAAGGATCGCAATCGAAGCTCCTTTGGAGATTTCTCCCGACGTTTTTTCAACCACCTTTTTAGCAAGAGCCGTAATGGTCCAAAAAAGGAAAAGGATGGTAAAGGCACTGGCCAAAGCTGACATAAAATTAACCAGCATGGCAATTTTTGTTACATCTCCTGTGAATATGGCGAAAAAGGCTCCCATCATCTGGAAAAGTGGAGCTCCGGGAGGGTGCCCGACTTCTAATTTAACCGAAGTCGCAATGTACTCTCCGCAATCCCAGTAGCTCACTGTAGGCTCCAGTGTTAAAGTATAAGTGATTAATGCGATTGCAAAGGTTAACCAACCCAGTATAGTGTTGAATTTTTTATAATCAAAAGAAAGCATAGACACAATTTAAAACTGAGGCGAATTTAGTAAATTAAATATTAACAAGTCCGATTTTATGGTACCTCAAAAAAAAATCAAAAAAACCCTTTTGCCAAACAAAAAGTTTGTTTTAAATTTGCGCCTGCTTAATCAAATTAGATTTGGCATTGAAATATTGACCCATAGTGTAACGGTAGCACTCCGGTTTTTGGTACCGTCAGTCAAGGTTCGAATCCTTGTGGGTCAACTGACAAGATTAGACAAACTCTCCAAGAAATTGGGGAGTTTTTTTGTTTTTGAACCTTTCTTCGAATCGCCATTCTTCTTTATTTAGAACTGTTTAAAAAATTGAATGGATCTTTTGGGTATGTTTTAATTCATTAGAAAAGGAATCATATGAAGAAACCTATTTATCATTGAAATAAATATCAAAACCCTTTGTCTTGAGAATAATGAAGGAATCAGCTTTTACTTTTAGTGGACCAATAAATGGATTGCTCATGGAAAAAACAAAATAGATCAATACGGCAATTAAAATGTTATATAAAGTGAGAAACAACAGCGATACAAAATCAATGCGATACACAGCGAAAAATATCCACATAAACGTTAATCCAAGTAATAAGATATAGACTAATTGAGGAGTAGAAGCACGTTGTGAATATACTCTAACCTGAGTCAATTTTATAATTTTATTCAGGTCATTGAAAATTATATTCTTTTCAATCTCCTGATTTTCATTAGTGGCGGGTATATTGGCAATAATATTATTTGCTTCTACCAAAGACTGAATCATCTCAGAAAAAAATGGATCGGACTCAATTTTCTTCCAGTCATCGTTGATGGTTAAGTCTACATATTTCATTATTTTTCTCAGAGCAGTTTTGGATTCAGCGGTTTCAAATTGACTCAGCCTCATGCTCACATTGGCCAATATAGAAGCTTCTTCTTCCATTGAATCCAGGATTTTAGTATACCGTACATTTTCATTTGCATAACTTAATGAAAGAAGTAATGCAATTAAGCCAGCCGATACTCTAAAAAGCAGGCGGCCTATCCTTTCATGCTGTTTGGTGATCTTCTTTACGATGAATCTTTTGGACAGAAAAACCATCAGTATACCTGCGATCGAAATTGTTAAAATCGAAATAAGCAGCCCCATTAAAAATGGTAGTTCGAGTAAAATTTCCATATTTATGAAATCATTGTATACGTAAATATAGAAATTATTGACTAAAATAATTCGGTTTGAACCATATGGCCTATGGTTCAAGAAAATTGCTTTTTAGGTCATTATTTTGTTTCTAGACAGAACATTGATCAAACTAATATTTTGGTAACTTAAATTAATTTTTGTAATATTGATTAGTGCCTTGATTTTTAGGCTTTAACAAAAGTAAACCCCTCAATATATTTATATCATGGAAAAAGTACTTCAAGAAGAAATAAATCCAGCTCCAAGGGTTAGTAATTTTGCCAGAAGAAGCTATCAAATTTATTTGGAACATTTTAAATCCAGAAACTTAAATCCTACCCTTACTCAGGAGGAATTTTTAAAAAATTACAGGTCCTGATAATAGCTTGGCCATGGACAAAAAAGCATATAATAAATAGTGAAAAAAGCAATTCGCCTAAGAAAGATAAAACCCAAAAATTATGGAAAACTCCTCAAGAAATTGAGGAGTTTTTTATTTGTGTGATTTCTTCAAAATATACATCTTCACTGATCAGTCAACGCTTGGTGGTTTCTGACGTATGGACTGAAAGTCCTCATGTCCTAATTGCCAGAGAGAGAAACTAAAATTATCCGCCATTTTTTCAAATCTTTTTGACTTGGAATCACCCTGACCGTGTCCGGACTCGTAATCGACTCTAAAGAGTATAGGTTCCTCTGAGGCATTGGCAGCCTGAAGTCTTGCAGCAAATTTTCCTGGCTGCCAGGCAATGACTCTGGGGTCATTCATACCTGCGGTTATAAGTGTGGCCGGGTATTTGACTCCATCTTGAAGGTGATGATAAGAGTCCATTTCTTTAAGGGCCAGAAATTCTTCTTCGATCTCGACCGTACCAAATTCCGGAGTGTTCACAGGGCCGTTTGGACTAAATTCCACCCTCAATGTATTCATACAGCCAACCTGAGGGAGCACCACACCAAAAAGATCCGGTCTTGAGGTCATTGCCCTGCCAACTAAAATTCCACCTGCACTTCCCCCTTGAATCATTGTTTTTTTAGGGCTACTGTATTTATTTTTATGAAGATATTCGGTGCATGCGATCAGGTCTTTCCAAGTATTTGGCTTTGTTGTTTTATATCCTGCCTTATACCAGGCCTCGCCAAGAGCACCACCGCCTCTTACATGAGCAACTGCCATTACTCCTCCTTTATTTGTCCATTCCAGATACATAGGATAGAAGAAGGGGTTGATTGTGGCTCCATAAGCTCCATAGCCCATAAGGAATAAAGGATTATCACCATCCAATTCAATTCCTTTTTGATGAATGATCGAAAGCGGAACTTTTACACCATCATGAGATTCTACCATAACCTCTTTAACAACGAGATCTTCAAATTCCGGAAACGCGCCTTTTAATGAAAGAGTCTCGTCTATAAATGCCTTGGAGCTTTCATCATAGCGATAACGTGTATAATCTTTTGTCCAACCATTCAAGGTAACCCAAACCTCCTCATGATTAACGGTTTTAGATCTCAAATTTGCATTACCGGCTGTGAAAGGCAGACTTAAGCCAACGGATTCTGAATCAGCAAATCCTTTTCGATATACTTTTGCTTCTACACCATTTTTTGAGGTGGTATAATACATGGCATTCTTTGTTAGGGTGAAAGCCTTAAGTACTTCATTATCCTTTTCTTTAACGACCACTTCGGCTTTGTCAACCTTCGGGTTTTTCAGGTCCACTTTTAAAATCTTATAATTTGGGGCGTCTTTACTTGATTTGAAAAAAATGTATTCCGAATTCACGTAAAAGTCCTCAATTTTGTCGCTCTTTTTTGTCAGGATGCCCCATTTTGGTTTTTCGGAGGGCAAATTGACATAGTCAGCGATAAAAAGTCTGAGGCTGTTTTCAACAGTAAAAGCTCCGGCAAAAAAGATTTTCGCATCACTGTCATAAAACATGAGAGGAAACTCCTGCGGAAGTATATTTAGTTCCGGATTGGTTTGATTTGAAAAGACCTCAATGTCTTCCTTCGGGTCAGTTCCCAGTTTATGATAGAATACTTTTGAGTTTAGTTCTCTTTCAGGATCATGAATATCTGAAGAATTGAGGCGATTGTATAAAAAGCTTTCATTTCCGGGAAGCCAGGATACGGAGGGGAACCAACATCTGTCTATTTTTTCCTCCCTTATTTTTTTGTCGGCCGGATTCATTATCAAGATTTCAGAGCTTTCGCTGCCGTTTGGGGACAAAGTGAAACTTACCATGCTTCCGTCTTCAGTTGGGGAAATTTGATTTATTGAATACTTGAGTCCAGAATCCTTGTTGTAATTATGGGGATCAAATAATAATTGTTCTTCTCCGCCATAACCCTTTCGAAAAAATAGTTTTCCGGTATCGTCGTTCGGAGTCGATTTTAAATAAAAATAGTAATCATTTTTGGTAATATTGAGATTGTAGATATTGTGTTTCATTCTGCTGTCGTATTCTTTATACGCCTTGAGCAGATCGTTCCTGCCGTTAATATTATCAAGCACGTTTCGGGTATATTCCCCTTGTTTTTTGAACCAGTCAGCAACTTTTTCATCCTCCAGGTTTTCCATATACCGATATGGGTCTTCAATTGTGTGTCCGTAATATTCGTCTGTGACTGTTTTGATTTCTGCCACAGGTTGCTGGGCATTCAGCAATAGGCCTATGCCTGTAAAGATTAGTAAGAGTTTAGTTTTCATGATTAGAATTTTGTTAATTAAGAGTTTTTGTGGGATTTACCGAGTGATATTCTCGGTGAAAAAAATGAATTTACTTTTTTCTATAAGAAAAATAAAGCC
This DNA window, taken from Lutimonas zeaxanthinifaciens, encodes the following:
- a CDS encoding thioredoxin family protein; this encodes MTKFGELIGSKTPTLIDFYADWEGDNTNLHSILRDVAAALGDKAKVVKIDVSKNETLAAALRIKGNPTFIIYKNGEMKWRQTGQQDANTLISLVEQYV
- a CDS encoding polysaccharide deacetylase family protein, coding for MRPYLVKTPRLVQSFFYNYSWRIKTTKKEIYLTFDDGPVPDFTPWVLDTLNRFHAKATFFCVGENIKKHPQIYRQITDAGHSIGNHTYNHLQGWKTPTNKYIKNILKAESYLQNRMDKQGNKLFRPPHGRIRPIQAKKLRKQGYKIIMWDVLSGDFDQSLSKETCLELTIKNIRNGSIVVFHDSDKSFKNLDYVLPKVLEHFTEKGFVFKSL
- a CDS encoding glycosyltransferase family 117 protein, whose product is MLSFDYKKFNTILGWLTFAIALITYTLTLEPTVSYWDCGEYIATSVKLEVGHPPGAPLFQMMGAFFAIFTGDVTKIAMLVNFMSALASAFTILFLFWTITALAKKVVEKTSGEISKGASIAILGSGLVGALAYTFSDSFWFSAVEAEVYAMSSFLMALLFWLAIHWEAEMDKPRGNKWLLLISFIVGLSFGVHILSLLVIPSIVFIYIYKRYPQLNTKQFILANIVSILVLAFVFKLLFPFTLRFFSASELFFINTLGMPFNSGSIIAGILLVALFYFGLKHTRKKKLYTANLLLLSVLFIMIGFSSWLMLPIRANANTTINENNPSSARELLAYYNREQYGDANVFYGSYYSNSGERDKTNPYRDAKPKYEKDEKAGKYVIVNNYKDALPNYSSKHKGIIPRMVDPTASVVQNYKAIAGIPQRSKRRPTFGENISFMITYQFGYMYGRYFMWNFTGRQDDIQGNLDNHGNWLSGIDFIDELRLGSQQNLPSEVTENKGRNKYYFLPLILGIIGLLFHLKRDMNNFYILLLFFAFTGLAIIFYTNPKPFEPRERDYAVVGSFYVFAIWIGFGVLALYEKLKTKVTSSVLPSALTVICLLAVPALMAKENWDDHDRSGKYTTWNNAKSYLDSCQEDAIMFTIGDNDTFPLWYMQEVEDYRTDIKLINTSLFAKDWYIDQQKRKTYKADPIPSQLTHDDYKEGSLDVAYYYPYAFPQFKDSIMDIKFFMRWIQSKDKRTYIDFEENGHPEKVYPTTKLRLMVDKEAVIKNGIVPDKDSALIEPYIDIEISESALIKNRILMLDILANNNWEKPLYFTGGAQAAEEYIWLKDYLQLDGLAYKFVPIKTPISNRSFMDMGRIDTDVMYENVKKWSWKNSNGDIYFDPETRKNGISFRNSLGRLADELIKEKKFEKAEEILDMSMEKMPMKSYGYFRLVIGHIESYYNIDRPEKARKIAEFLIENFKERIVYYAGLSSYELSQNFGELEGTLDLYKYIIATCVEFDTEEYSTQLKDDFMTSVTLLEEVLEE
- a CDS encoding DUF4239 domain-containing protein, which translates into the protein MEILLELPFLMGLLISILTISIAGILMVFLSKRFIVKKITKQHERIGRLLFRVSAGLIALLLSLSYANENVRYTKILDSMEEEASILANVSMRLSQFETAESKTALRKIMKYVDLTINDDWKKIESDPFFSEMIQSLVEANNIIANIPATNENQEIEKNIIFNDLNKIIKLTQVRVYSQRASTPQLVYILLLGLTFMWIFFAVYRIDFVSLLFLTLYNILIAVLIYFVFSMSNPFIGPLKVKADSFIILKTKGFDIYFNDK
- a CDS encoding prolyl oligopeptidase family serine peptidase, which translates into the protein MKTKLLLIFTGIGLLLNAQQPVAEIKTVTDEYYGHTIEDPYRYMENLEDEKVADWFKKQGEYTRNVLDNINGRNDLLKAYKEYDSRMKHNIYNLNITKNDYYFYLKSTPNDDTGKLFFRKGYGGEEQLLFDPHNYNKDSGLKYSINQISPTEDGSMVSFTLSPNGSESSEILIMNPADKKIREEKIDRCWFPSVSWLPGNESFLYNRLNSSDIHDPERELNSKVFYHKLGTDPKEDIEVFSNQTNPELNILPQEFPLMFYDSDAKIFFAGAFTVENSLRLFIADYVNLPSEKPKWGILTKKSDKIEDFYVNSEYIFFKSSKDAPNYKILKVDLKNPKVDKAEVVVKEKDNEVLKAFTLTKNAMYYTTSKNGVEAKVYRKGFADSESVGLSLPFTAGNANLRSKTVNHEEVWVTLNGWTKDYTRYRYDESSKAFIDETLSLKGAFPEFEDLVVKEVMVESHDGVKVPLSIIHQKGIELDGDNPLFLMGYGAYGATINPFFYPMYLEWTNKGGVMAVAHVRGGGALGEAWYKAGYKTTKPNTWKDLIACTEYLHKNKYSSPKKTMIQGGSAGGILVGRAMTSRPDLFGVVLPQVGCMNTLRVEFSPNGPVNTPEFGTVEIEEEFLALKEMDSYHHLQDGVKYPATLITAGMNDPRVIAWQPGKFAARLQAANASEEPILFRVDYESGHGQGDSKSKRFEKMADNFSFSLWQLGHEDFQSIRQKPPSVD